The DNA window TTGGAGGGTGCTACCCCGCGTCTTATTGATGAATGGCAGATTGAACCATCCATCTGGAATCATATTCGGCGCTCGGTTGACGAGCGAGACCAGCCTGGTCAGTTCATCCTGACTGGTTCTGCAGTACCTGCCGATGATATCACCCGCCATACCGGGGCCGGGCGTTTGACGCGTCTGCGGCTGCGTCCCATGACGTTGTTTGAGCTTGAACGAAGCACTGGAGCCCTGTCACTGGCGGACTTGCTAAATAGTAGTCGACCTGCCTGCCCAGACCCTGGTTTGACAATTCAGGAACTGGTTGAGTTGATTGCTGCGGGTGGCTGGCCGGGACATCTGCGTCTGACCTTAAAGCAAGCTTTGCGGGCCAACCGGGACTATCTGGAGGAAATCAGGCGGGTGGACATCAGCCGTGTTGACGGGGTTCGCCGTGATCCGGATAAAGTTGGCCGACTGCTGCGTTCCCTGGCCCGCAATACCGGCACCTATGCGTCCGCAACCGGCATGGCTGAGGATGTGGGCGGCATTACGGTACAAACTGTACTTGAGTATCTGGCCAGTCTGGAACGTCTGATGATTATTGAGGATCAGCCAGCCTGGGCGCCTCATTTACGTTCACGGTCACGGCTGAGAAGCATGCCCAGGCGCCAGTTCGTGGATCCCTCCCTGGCGGTGGCAGCATTGCGGACATCCCCGGAAGGATTGCTCAAGGATATTAATCTGCTGGGTTTTCTGTTTGAATCGCTGGTTGTTCGGGATCTGCGGGTTTACGCCCAGGCCATGGATGCCGAAATATTGCAGTATCGTGATAGTACGGGACTGGAAGTGGATGCAATAATGTATTGCGCCGATGGTCGCTGGGCTGCTTTTGAAATAAAACTGGGGACAGGGATGGTGGAACAGGGCGCCGCATCTTTATTGAAATTTGCTGACCGCGTGGATACCGACAAGTGCGGCTCACCATCTCTACTGGCGGTAATTACTGGTGCTGGTTATGGATATTTTCGAGACGACGGTGTAGCGGTGATCCCCATCACCGCCTTAAAACCGTAGTGATGTTATATCTGCCTGGTTGCAGTTCTTCGTTCCTCGTTAAAAACAAAAACAGTTCCTCGTTCCTCGTTCTTCGTTAACCAGGAACAGTTATTCGTTCCTTGTTCTTAGTTCTTCGTTCTTTGTTAAAAACCAAGAACTAAGAACGACGAACCAGGAACCGCGCGCAGCGCAGCTGTGGTTAAAGCCCTATATTACAGGGAACGTATAAACTCAGCAAAATGCAGGATGCGCCGGCTGTGGTCACGATGAAACAGAAGGTGCTCGAAATCCTTTTGTTTTTGGCGCAGATCAACTGCCTGCAGTGACTTTTCAACAGCAGCCTTAAGCTCGGCAAGGTTGTGAATAGCAAAACCATGCCCAAGAAACTGATAATCCGGTTCTGTCCGTGACAGCAGGAACATGACGTCGTAATAATCACGTCCCTTGCCCCTGTCTAACATGGCGGCTATCTTCATGGCACACAGCACTGCTTCGGACGGAACTGGAAATGGGAAAAAAAAACCGCAGCCCTTGATGAATTCCATAGCCGGCTCATAGAGTATCTGCTGATCCTGGGCTTCAAGTTTCAGAAGAAATCGCGCTTCGCGATGTCCGGAAATGCCTAAGTTAAACAGAAGCTCCGGAAAATACAGGCTGCGTCGAAACGCCTTCAACCCGCTCTTTTCTCGGGCTCTGGCCTTAACGTTAAACCCGCTGCGCTGCAGGAAGGTAAGAACATCATCTGACATCCGGATGAACTCTTCTTCAGTCAGGTTTTTGCAGTCAAAATCCAAGTCTTCGGAAAAACGATCTATGCCCTTGGTCAGACGCAGGTTCGTGCCTCCGATAAAGGTCATTTTTCGGATGTGCTCTGTGGAGGAAAGATAATCCAGGGTCAGGAGCTGAACATATTCCTTGAGGATGTGCTTTTGAAAGACCGCATTCTCAGCCATTGAAGCCGGATAGAAATTTTTGAGCTGCTCCATTGAGATCATAGGTTATACACCTTTTCCAGTAATTGCATGCGCTTTTCAAGGCGTGCACATTGAAAGCTCTTTCCCATTGACAGCCATGTCCGCCTGTCCCAGTTCGTACGCAGTATATCCCCATCGAGCCGGAGTTCGAGAAGTTCGGACTCTGTATTATAGAAGGGATACAGATAGAGCAGATCCAGCAGCGCCTTTTCTCTGGTCGCATAGGGGGTTGCCCGGTTGTCTGCACTCGGGCGGCGGAAATAGCCGAACATCAAATCGCTCTTGACGCTTTTGTAGGAGTACTCACCAAATTCGTTGGTAAACGAGGCGGTTTTCAGTGAAGTGACACTGGTTATTTGGACCACGGATTCGGGAATCAAGCCATAAAATGCGAGTGCTGAGTGCAGACTGATGTAAGAGGGGTTATAGAT is part of the Desulfonatronovibrio magnus genome and encodes:
- a CDS encoding ATP-binding protein, which produces MRYRSRVVDEDLRQRLSSTGAVVIEGPKACGKTATARNIAASEVLLDIDENARQAVAIDPRLVLEGATPRLIDEWQIEPSIWNHIRRSVDERDQPGQFILTGSAVPADDITRHTGAGRLTRLRLRPMTLFELERSTGALSLADLLNSSRPACPDPGLTIQELVELIAAGGWPGHLRLTLKQALRANRDYLEEIRRVDISRVDGVRRDPDKVGRLLRSLARNTGTYASATGMAEDVGGITVQTVLEYLASLERLMIIEDQPAWAPHLRSRSRLRSMPRRQFVDPSLAVAALRTSPEGLLKDINLLGFLFESLVVRDLRVYAQAMDAEILQYRDSTGLEVDAIMYCADGRWAAFEIKLGTGMVEQGAASLLKFADRVDTDKCGSPSLLAVITGAGYGYFRDDGVAVIPITALKP
- a CDS encoding nucleotidyl transferase AbiEii/AbiGii toxin family protein, with the translated sequence MISMEQLKNFYPASMAENAVFQKHILKEYVQLLTLDYLSSTEHIRKMTFIGGTNLRLTKGIDRFSEDLDFDCKNLTEEEFIRMSDDVLTFLQRSGFNVKARAREKSGLKAFRRSLYFPELLFNLGISGHREARFLLKLEAQDQQILYEPAMEFIKGCGFFFPFPVPSEAVLCAMKIAAMLDRGKGRDYYDVMFLLSRTEPDYQFLGHGFAIHNLAELKAAVEKSLQAVDLRQKQKDFEHLLFHRDHSRRILHFAEFIRSL
- a CDS encoding type IV toxin-antitoxin system AbiEi family antitoxin domain-containing protein, encoding MNWIEFRNKMFDLGCFSIHQVYAWQPGFDRNNLVRWTKKGYLVHLRRGWYAFPEYKKKPEFAEYIAGRIYNPSYISLHSALAFYGLIPESVVQITSVTSLKTASFTNEFGEYSYKSVKSDLMFGYFRRPSADNRATPYATREKALLDLLYLYPFYNTESELLELRLDGDILRTNWDRRTWLSMGKSFQCARLEKRMQLLEKVYNL